Proteins encoded together in one Cicer arietinum cultivar CDC Frontier isolate Library 1 chromosome 4, Cicar.CDCFrontier_v2.0, whole genome shotgun sequence window:
- the LOC105853128 gene encoding uncharacterized protein, translated as MQSNTHQVFHSEKLRQIVEKVSKMGKWCTMFVVVVVLVVHASAARMVPNGEEEQTMGVMHASAKKGVDDKKNFVVGGVGGFAGGFAGIGGIGGGIGKVGGIGGGIGGGIGKVGGIGGVGAGAGIGGFHGIGGYHGIGGGIGKVGGIAGGAGIAGGIGKFGGIGGGAGILGHHGGVGGLGGVGGLGGGVGGLGGGVGGLGGVGGVGGLGGAGGAGGAGGAGGAGGVGGGAGGLGGGSGGLGGGSGVGGLGGAGGVGSSGGTGGGGGLGGGSGGGVGSMACGFHPCP; from the coding sequence ATGCAATCTAACACACATCAGGTTTTTCATTCTGAAAAGCTGAGACAAATAGTTGAAAAGGTAAGTAAGATGGGAAAGTGGTGTACAATGTTTGTGGTTGTTGTAGTTCTTGTAGTGCATGCAAGTGCAGCACGTATGGTTCCAAATGGCGAGGAGGAACAAACAATGGGTGTGATGCATGCAAGTGCTAAAAAGGGTGTTGATGATAAGAAGAATTTTGTGGTTGGTGGGGTGGGTGGATTTGCTGGTGGGTTTGCTGGGATTGGTGGTATTGGTGGTGGCATTGGAAAGGTTGGTGGTATAGGTGGCGGAATTGGTGGTGGTATTGGGAAGGTTGGTGGGATAGGAGGGGTAGGTGCTGGAGCTGGAATTGGTGGATTCCATGGTATTGGTGGATACCATGGTATTGGTGGTGGCATTGGAAAGGTTGGTGGGATTGCTGGTGGAGCTGGAATTGCTGGGGGTATTGGGAAGTTTGGTGGCATTGGTGGTGGAGCTGGAATTCTTGGTCATCATGGTGGAGTTGGAGGGTTAGGTGGTGTTGGTGGTTTAGGTGGCGGTGTTGGTGGTTTAGGTGGTGGTGTTGGAGGCTTGGGTGGGGTTGGAGGAGTGGGAGGATTAGGTGGCGCTGGTGGTGCTGGTGGTGCCGGTGGTGCCGGTGGTGCTGGTGGCGTTGGTGGTGGTGCCGGCGGATTGGGTGGTGGTTCTGGAGGCTTGGGTGGTGGAAGTGGTGTGGGAGGCTTAGGTGGTGCCGGCGGAGTGGGAAGCTCTGGTGGGACCGGTGGAGGAGGAGGCTTAGGTGGTGGTAGTGGTGGTGGTGTTGGTAGTATGGCATGTGGGTTTCACCCTTGTCCTTAA